In the Drosophila teissieri strain GT53w chromosome 3R, Prin_Dtei_1.1, whole genome shotgun sequence genome, GttataacaatttaaactCGTTTTCATTCAATTCCTATCTAAATGGGAATCTCACTAACTGGGAATTCGATATAAAATCTCACTGCCAGCGAGATCGAGCTTCAGTATCCGATCGAATATGCAACTAAGTGTAAGTAGCCAATTAAACCGGATTGCACTGTTAAATAGCGCTAATGATTGCAACTACTATAGGTTATATTTGCGCTGCTTGGCTGGATCGCCGTTGTAAATGCTAGTGGTGGTCTAAGCCAACTCTTCCTAACGGCCTCAAATAGACCAACTTCCAATGATAACTATGAGCCGCCTTCATCTAAGCAGGTAATATCGGGAATTAAACAGTGCAACCTCGTTGAAACTACGAGTGCAGAGCCAAATGAACTGCTGCAAAGTACCAATTCTCCTGGAGATACTGAACCCCTTCCAACTCTGGCTCCCAGCTCCTCTTTACGTTCCACGGAAATCAACACTAATATTGATAAAATACCCCAGAAAAACGAGAGAGTGGTTGTACCTCTACCAACACTGAAGCCCACTTCCACTTTAGGCCCAATTCAAGTTGGCAGTGAAGATGGCGAAAGGAATTCACCTCCCAGCGGTATTAGGGGACTAATTCCTTTGGCCGCCAAGGCAGTGGGAATACTTAAAGAAAGGGTGGATGATATTGTACCCAATCCGATTCCAATCAAAAAACTTGTAGCACTACCAACTCTGAAGCCAACTTCCACTTCAACAACAACCGAAGTCCTCTTGGAAACGGAAGACGATGAGGACGATTGCGAAACTCTGCCCGACGGTATTGGATCACGATTAGATGCCAAAACTCTTAAATCGTTAGTTAAAACTCAAACGGGATAACTAAGAAGAACATTTCGAGATTTATAagttacaaaatattaaataaattctttatgGATACCAAGAAAAACTCTGTCTTGACTCTACTAAACGTCACTCGCCATGTGTCATAGCACTGAACCCGTTTTCATTTGCTATATATCTGAATGGgtaattttatgaattattaacTAACAAGGGGTGCAATATAAAACGAGCAGTCGCAGTCATATAGTTTCAGTATCACATCAAAAATGCAACAGCGTGTTAGTATCCAATCGAACCGGATTTCATAACGTTACAATAACTACCAATCCCCTTCACATATTCCAGATTCTAGTCCTTCTACTCGGCTGTGTGGCATTTGCCAATGCGTTTGGCATCAGCCTGCCATTTTTAAGCCCATCAAGGGACTCTGTCGAGCCTCCAGCCAATTCAAAATTATGCACACCCATGGAGGATGCACCTTCGGAAAGGGTTCACTCCCTGATCTCGCCAGCTGATCAACCAAGTAGCACACCGACTGATTTTGTAGTCGTGAATGGCAGACCTGTGGTACCCCTACCCACACTTGCACCGATTTCAACTTCAACTGCAACTCAGATTAACAGAGGAGCATATGAGGGAAATGTGGCCAATCTTCCGGTGGAGTGCCAACCCACTCCGTTGGGTATCGGAACTCGGTTGAGTTCGCAGCTCCTGAACATACTAACGATCTTGGGCTAAGAGTAATACCTTCAGTATTACTGGTTGGAAAATTGTTTGCAAAGGATCTAgattttttagaatttaaggaatttaattTCTCAATTAATCAATAACATAATAAATCTTTGACGATccaaaaacttatttatttgggAAAACAATTCTTTAAGACAAGATTTCCCAGGGCTTTTCCACAATGCCCCGATGACACAGACACATTCAGACCCCCCAAAGACGAGAAGCTCCAATAGAGGCAATTACTGTCAATCAGCATTGCTGGGGGCAATTATTAAATCCAGTCAATAGACACAGGGCCAATAGCAATGGAGGAAACCCGTTTTGGGGCGTTTGCCGACAGCACATCAGAGAAATCAGAAAAATTAGCAAAATCAGAAATATCATAAATATCTCTCTCTATATCTGTCCGAAGAATAAATGGTGCGAATCGCCAGGTCGAAAACTCTCAGTTGCAATGTTACGGACCGGTTTTACTAGTTCCGTAGTGTAGATTGCAGCTACTgcaagaacaaaaaacaaataaatatcgTCATCTCATCTGGGATTCCGTTCATTCAGTGCCTCAAAGCAGCTTAAATTAGAATGATCAGAGTTACTACGGTGAGTCAAAGTCCTCTAAATACAAAATGCGGtgaaagaataaatatttgaaaatgttttcagtGCCTGTTGGTGTTTGTATACTTTGTCTTTTATATCGATCAAAACTATGCCGCCACCAAAGTGCTTTACGAATTTCAGTGAGTATTAGattgatttccattttgatttCACTATTATaagattttgtattttccagCATTAGGGAAGCCAACCAACAGCGAGATGAGAAGGGGGAGCTCAAGGATTCGTCCGAGGAATCTGGCGAGGAACCCGAACTGATCATCACCGGCAAACGAACCTCTTCGTACGTTTTTCCCATCAAGGATAACAACTATGTGTACGTGGAAACGGCCACCTATGTGGCGGATAACAATGGTTACCATGTCAAGTACAACATCACCTTGGATACCGTGGAACTTGACCGCCGTCTCAGCGGACAAGCACTTAAGACCACCGCCGGTTAGGCGGACACATCGAGTATTAAGTATTAACCTAGTGACTAAGTCGTAGTTGTAGCACATAATACATTATTTATTCGAACTAGAAAGTGACAAGTTCTCACAGCGCCATTGCAAATAATAAACGCAACTTTGAAAGCGAGTTTGTGGCAAACATTAAGTGGAACCCAAACGGATGACAGTGCAGCAAGTTATGGCACTTTAACTTGGCTTTGTTCCAAAAATGCCACTTTGGCATTTTGATTTACGAGTGCAGAATACTTATACTTAAACTATGATATACGATTTAAAGTAAGTGTTAGTAACGACACTcgatataaaaagaaatgtgtAAAGAATGAATCCAAATAACCCAGGAAATTGCACTATTAACATGACCGCAGCTGTAGCTGTGTGCACTTATAAGAAAGTAAATTCCTTACCGTGTGTGAAGTTTCCTTGATGGCCGTTGTCTGGTGATGACTGCTGCTAGCTGGCAATTTCTAGTCAATTTCCGTGgttaaaatgtatttagaaTTCTAGCTTGAGGAAAATTTCAATCTGCAATTAGAGGAAGAAGATGGGAGGGGAGCATAAATTAGTAACGGCCAGACTCTGTGAGCACaaacaacttttaattatacGCTACAGGATGATGATGAGACGGCCCCAACCTTGGGCCCGGAAAAGCCATTAGCTCattaactatatatatatatatacatataagacTTGGAGCGCGGAGTGCGGCTACCTTGAAGGTCAAGTGCGAATACAGCCCACAGAACGCGATTATCAGAGGCGAGAGTGGGAGAAGTGTAGGAAAATGAGCACTCAAATTAGAATTTAAGAATATTAGGTCAGTGGCGCAATTGAGAGGCTGAGCAAATTCACTGCAACGGTTAATGGAACTAATTAACCAATCAAGCGGCGGTGGTGACGATAAGCCCCAAGTCAAGCTTCAAGTCAAAAATCGACGCATCTCTCGATTCCCGCTCAGTTTCGTTTCGGCAATCATTCGAATCACACGGAAAAAGTAGTTGCCCTCTTGCCGCAGATAATGGCCTCGCAACCGCTTGGACTCCTGCTGGGAGCCATCCTGCTTTCCATATGCGCCATCGATGCTTCAGTGCCTCATCCTTTGGCCGCCAACTATTCGATCGACATCCTGCGCCTGGCCAAGGCGGCTCACATCAAGGCCTATATGGGCGATGAGGAGCAGGCTTGCAACAGTTTCTACAACTATGCCTGCGCCAATTGGCCGCGTTTGCATCCCGCTCGAAAGTTGAAGACACGCACCAACTACCTGGAGGAGCTCCAGGAGCTGTATATCCGGAAGAGCGCCGATATGCTCAAGAGTGCGACCAGGGGAGCTGAGAACAGTGCCGATCGCCAGTTGAAGTACTTCTACGGCTCATGCCGCCTTCAAACAAATGACACGCGATCCGCCTTGAATACGCTGCAAAATGTGACGGATTTCCGGGGAGGTTGGCCAGAGATTCGTGTTGCCTCGTGGTATCAGTACGAGTACGATTGGCTGCAGGTGGTGGCGAATTTGAAGCGCAAGTTGGGCGTGGACATCTTCATAGGACTGGAGGTGGTACTCGACTACAAGGAGGAGAAGATGCACCGCTTGAAGATCGGTGCTCCCCAGTTTGCCATGTCACGGCGTCACTACGTCCATCCCCACTACGATGGCACTCGGGAACTGTACGAGCGTGCGATCGAAGATAAGTTGAAACTGTATTTCCCGGAACAATCGGCACACTGGAGGCAGCAGGTGGCCAGCCAAGTCGTCCAAAtcgagcagcagctggccaagggATTGCCCCACAATCCAGCGCTCACCTTGGCGCAAACCACTCGCCAAAGGACCGCCGCTGAGATGAAGGCTGCCTATGGCAGCTATGTGGATGTGACCCGGTATTTGCAGATGATTTTCAACGACAACCTGTACATGGATGTGTATGAGACACCCGAGGATTACATGGCCAATCTGGTGGATGTGATAAGGGAAACGCCCAAGCTGCAGCTGGCCAACTATACCATGTGGAAGGCATTGGAAGCGTTGGATACCGCACGAGTGCCACCGTCCCAGAGAGCTGATATCTGGTGTGTCCAGCTGGCGCAGCAATACTTCCCCCATCAGCTGGAGAGCCTGTTCCATCGCAACTACAACCACATGCAGATGATCAATGAGTTGCAATCGACGTGGTCGGATATCAAGCGAGTCTTTCGCGAGGATCTGCAGGCCTCGGAGCGTCTGCTCTGGCTAACATTGGAGACCAGGCAGAAGGCCATCAGCAAGCTGGAGGCTTTGAAGCTGCACTTCCGGACCCACGACGACAACAAGTTGATTCGCCAGATGCACGGACTTAGTCTGCACATGGATAACTTTTACCCGAACCTGGTGAGCGTGCTCCAGTGGAAGACACAACGCGGCTTGGCCAAGTTGATGGCCGAACCGGTGGCCGAGGATGAAGTGTACAAGCTGCCGCACTACGAGATCCAGAAGAATCGCATCCAGGTGCCGATCACTTTCCTGCAGGCAAGATTCTTCTGGGATCCCGCCTATCCCAATGCCCTGAAGTACGCCACCTTGGGTGTGCTCCTCGCTCGCCAAATGCTCCACGGATTCGATGGCGTGGGCAGGCGTTACGATGCCTATGGTTATCAGAACAACTGGTGGGATCACACCTCGGAGAGTTCGTACTCCCGCCGTACCCAGTGTTTCCAGGAGCAGTACGCCATCTTTGTGGAGTACAAGGGTAAGCCGGTGCAGGACAAGGATCTGCTGCGTAGAATTGTAGCCGATAATGGTGCCCTGGACATCGCCTATCGCGCCTACCAACAATGGCTGAAGAATGCGGCCGAAACACCAGTTGTATATCAAAGGGAACGTCTGCCACTCCTCGGTCTTGACCACAATCAGATCTTCTATCTGGGCTATGCGCAGCTGTACTGCACCGACTATCCGGAATCTGTGGAGCGGTTCGATGAGCTTCCCGAGCAGCTGCGGATTAACACGGCGCTGTCCAATTCCCAACAGTTCGCCAATGCCTACGCTTGCTCCAGGGAGGACAAGCTGAACGCGCGCTTTAAGTGCACGCTCTACTAAGAGGAGAGTTATCCATCCATATCCCTAATATGTATCTATTAAACGAAGTTACGAAATAAAAGCATTTGTTGCACCTGTCAAACGTTTGATTGTGTTTTTCATTACCAAACCTTAAACCTTTCCAATAATGTACTTTAAAGAGCAACCAAGTTTGACATTACTGAAATAATTCCTTCATTACAGAAGCGCTTACAACATTCCAATCAGTTTCTGGAAGCGAATCTCTTTCTGTGCCCGCTTCACTCTCTTGATGTCCGATAACCCCAACTGACCCTTGGTCATATCAACTCGGACGCTCGGCAGCTGGAATGCGATTGCGAGTGGCGCAGGCAGTCGATAGCTTCACCGAGCTCCGGCAGCATGTC is a window encoding:
- the LOC122620039 gene encoding uncharacterized protein LOC122620039; this translates as MQLSVIFALLGWIAVVNASGGLSQLFLTASNRPTSNDNYEPPSSKQVISGIKQCNLVETTSAEPNELLQSTNSPGDTEPLPTLAPSSSLRSTEINTNIDKIPQKNERVVVPLPTLKPTSTLGPIQVGSEDGERNSPPSGIRGLIPLAAKAVGILKERVDDIVPNPIPIKKLVALPTLKPTSTSTTTEVLLETEDDEDDCETLPDGIGSRLDAKTLKSLVKTQTG
- the LOC122620041 gene encoding uncharacterized protein LOC122620041 — protein: MQQRILVLLLGCVAFANAFGISLPFLSPSRDSVEPPANSKLCTPMEDAPSERVHSLISPADQPSSTPTDFVVVNGRPVVPLPTLAPISTSTATQINRGAYEGNVANLPVECQPTPLGIGTRLSSQLLNILTILG
- the LOC122620043 gene encoding uncharacterized protein LOC122620043, with the translated sequence MIRVTTCLLVFVYFVFYIDQNYAATKVLYEFHIREANQQRDEKGELKDSSEESGEEPELIITGKRTSSYVFPIKDNNYVYVETATYVADNNGYHVKYNITLDTVELDRRLSGQALKTTAG
- the LOC122620037 gene encoding neprilysin-4, which gives rise to MASQPLGLLLGAILLSICAIDASVPHPLAANYSIDILRLAKAAHIKAYMGDEEQACNSFYNYACANWPRLHPARKLKTRTNYLEELQELYIRKSADMLKSATRGAENSADRQLKYFYGSCRLQTNDTRSALNTLQNVTDFRGGWPEIRVASWYQYEYDWLQVVANLKRKLGVDIFIGLEVVLDYKEEKMHRLKIGAPQFAMSRRHYVHPHYDGTRELYERAIEDKLKLYFPEQSAHWRQQVASQVVQIEQQLAKGLPHNPALTLAQTTRQRTAAEMKAAYGSYVDVTRYLQMIFNDNLYMDVYETPEDYMANLVDVIRETPKLQLANYTMWKALEALDTARVPPSQRADIWCVQLAQQYFPHQLESLFHRNYNHMQMINELQSTWSDIKRVFREDLQASERLLWLTLETRQKAISKLEALKLHFRTHDDNKLIRQMHGLSLHMDNFYPNLVSVLQWKTQRGLAKLMAEPVAEDEVYKLPHYEIQKNRIQVPITFLQARFFWDPAYPNALKYATLGVLLARQMLHGFDGVGRRYDAYGYQNNWWDHTSESSYSRRTQCFQEQYAIFVEYKGKPVQDKDLLRRIVADNGALDIAYRAYQQWLKNAAETPVVYQRERLPLLGLDHNQIFYLGYAQLYCTDYPESVERFDELPEQLRINTALSNSQQFANAYACSREDKLNARFKCTLY